In the genome of Fulvivirga maritima, one region contains:
- a CDS encoding ABC transporter permease — MLKNYIKVAFRSILKQRTFSLINIIGLAFGLTCAILISLWVRDELAYDQFHENHDRLYLTVSEIKIGGEISYWNATPFAVGPLLAEKVSDVEKTSRISSEVGRLFTHGEKKVKPSGIYVDSTFLHMFSFPLVEGDVNTALDDPYSVVLSKKYAESLFGDISAINKIVEMAEGDSIIQYKVTGVLEDLPKQSSLEFDFLLPFEPQSSFSDSDWYNYNETLLVMLREGADRYKVDQQIRDFMKEYTKEEDGEDYTRLHLYSFNDYHLKSDMSAGVENATGKIEYVRMFTIVALAIVLIAVMNFMNLSTAKSGLRAKEVGIRKTSGAKRGMLIFQFLSESVIITLISAVLAVTLADVCLPLFNQLVDKQLTIPYTDPLFLLVILGLSLVVGILAGSYPAFYISGFQPVTILKGANHKSKSFGGIRRMLVVLQFALSIALISGTIIIYEQIQFVMNKDLGIARDNLVQQPLYKATFHRESYLNEVRALPGVASVAAADQNPLNITSTSWGVSWPGRQDEEAQFHVVQTDEDFLKTFNLDLVVGSNFTAAPNDDKIQYIVNEAAIRAMGLTDPIGEEITVWEAKAPIVGVVKDFHHQSLFQKIEPVILRLKRDATYRAYIRLTGEHTSETLSEIKGIFEKYDQSYPFTYSFLDSDLSQNYDQVTTAGKLANIFAIVAIFISCLGLFGLTAYMTEQRTKETGVRKVFGASVLSLTSMFSKDFLKLVFISFIIAIPSAYYFINRWLEEFAYRIDLNAIPFIIAGVVAVFIALVTVSYNTIKAAVANPINSLRQE; from the coding sequence ATGCTCAAAAATTACATAAAAGTAGCTTTTAGAAGTATTTTGAAACAGAGAACATTTTCTTTGATCAATATTATCGGATTGGCTTTCGGTCTTACTTGTGCTATTCTTATCTCATTATGGGTCAGAGATGAGTTGGCCTATGATCAGTTTCATGAGAATCATGATAGATTATACTTAACGGTTTCTGAAATTAAGATTGGTGGAGAAATTTCTTACTGGAATGCCACACCATTTGCGGTAGGGCCACTTTTGGCAGAAAAGGTGAGTGATGTGGAAAAAACCAGCCGTATATCAAGTGAAGTGGGGAGACTGTTTACTCATGGAGAAAAGAAGGTGAAGCCCTCAGGCATATATGTAGATTCAACTTTTTTACATATGTTTTCTTTCCCTTTGGTAGAAGGAGATGTTAATACTGCTTTGGATGATCCCTATAGTGTAGTGTTATCGAAGAAGTACGCAGAATCTCTTTTTGGTGATATATCAGCGATTAACAAAATAGTGGAAATGGCCGAAGGAGATAGCATCATTCAATACAAGGTTACGGGTGTATTGGAGGACTTGCCAAAACAGAGCTCGCTTGAATTCGATTTTCTCTTGCCTTTTGAGCCACAAAGTAGCTTTTCGGACAGTGATTGGTATAATTATAATGAAACCTTATTAGTAATGCTCAGGGAGGGTGCTGATAGATATAAGGTAGATCAGCAAATACGTGATTTCATGAAGGAGTATACTAAAGAAGAAGATGGTGAAGATTATACCCGGTTGCATTTATACTCTTTTAATGATTATCATCTAAAATCTGATATGAGTGCCGGTGTAGAAAATGCCACTGGCAAAATAGAATATGTACGCATGTTTACTATTGTGGCATTGGCTATAGTTTTAATAGCAGTGATGAATTTTATGAATCTATCTACTGCTAAATCTGGATTAAGAGCCAAGGAGGTAGGCATTAGAAAGACTTCTGGAGCTAAAAGGGGTATGCTCATATTTCAATTTCTGAGTGAATCTGTTATTATAACACTGATTAGCGCAGTATTGGCCGTGACTCTGGCAGATGTATGTTTACCATTATTTAACCAGCTGGTAGATAAGCAGCTGACCATTCCTTATACTGATCCACTTTTTCTTTTGGTGATATTAGGCCTTAGCCTGGTGGTAGGCATATTGGCGGGTAGTTACCCTGCATTTTATATTTCTGGTTTTCAACCCGTCACTATCTTAAAGGGAGCCAATCATAAATCAAAATCATTTGGAGGGATTAGGCGTATGTTGGTAGTGCTGCAGTTTGCCTTATCTATAGCCTTAATCAGTGGCACTATAATTATTTATGAGCAGATTCAGTTTGTAATGAACAAGGATCTGGGTATAGCCAGAGATAACCTGGTGCAACAGCCGCTGTATAAAGCCACCTTTCACAGAGAAAGTTACCTGAACGAAGTTCGTGCACTGCCAGGGGTGGCCTCAGTGGCAGCAGCAGATCAAAACCCATTGAATATCACCTCTACTTCATGGGGCGTAAGCTGGCCCGGAAGGCAAGATGAAGAAGCTCAGTTTCATGTAGTGCAGACAGATGAAGACTTTTTAAAAACCTTTAATCTAGACTTAGTGGTTGGCAGTAACTTTACAGCCGCTCCTAATGATGATAAGATCCAGTATATAGTTAATGAGGCCGCTATTAGAGCGATGGGCCTCACAGATCCTATTGGTGAAGAAATAACTGTTTGGGAAGCTAAAGCGCCTATTGTAGGTGTGGTAAAGGACTTTCATCATCAGAGTTTATTTCAAAAAATAGAGCCAGTAATTTTAAGATTGAAAAGAGATGCTACCTACAGAGCGTACATTAGGCTTACTGGAGAGCATACTTCAGAAACCTTAAGTGAGATAAAAGGCATTTTTGAAAAATATGATCAGTCATATCCTTTTACCTATTCCTTTTTAGATTCAGATCTTTCACAAAATTATGATCAGGTAACTACAGCAGGAAAACTCGCTAATATTTTTGCCATTGTAGCCATATTTATCTCATGCCTAGGCTTGTTTGGGCTTACGGCTTACATGACCGAGCAACGCACGAAAGAAACAGGCGTGAGAAAAGTATTTGGAGCTTCAGTTTTAAGCCTTACCAGTATGTTTTCAAAAGACTTCCTTAAGCTGGTATTCATATCGTTTATCATAGCTATTCCTTCGGCCTATTATTTTATCAATCGCTGGCTGGAAGAGTTTGCCTATAGGATTGATCTCAACGCCATACCATTTATAATAGCTGGTGTTGTGGCGGTATTCATAGCCTTAGTTACAGTAAGTTATAATACCATAAAAGCAGCCGTAGCTAATCCTATTAACTCATTAAGACAAGAGTAA
- a CDS encoding sigma-54-dependent transcriptional regulator has product MKKKATILILDDDDDVLITAKMILRAHYQKIITENSPKSLESLLKKEPIDIIILDMNFKVGATSGNEGLFWLRKIKELTPATLVIMNTAYGDIQLAVECMKEGATDFLVKPWEKEKLLATVNTVYQLALSEKKIERLTETKTVLHQDLSDQMGEMIGSSEAMKKVYDAIKKVAATDANVLILGENGTGKELVARAIHQLSKRKSEAFLKVDLGAISDNLFESELFGHTKGAFTDAKTDKPGRFEIADQGSLFLDEIGNISLAHQAKLLSVLQNRQITRVGANKSTAIDIRLISATNKNINEMVDQEQFREDLVYRINTIEISLPPLRERKGDIPLLINHFIKKYGSKYDKKSLSVNDEVMSKLSQYPWPGNVRELQHAVERAVIMSAAGTLTEDDFLTKKTVNFNVSEASLNVGDVEKQTIMQALEKSGGNLTKAAKTLGLGRSTLYRKMNKYGL; this is encoded by the coding sequence ATGAAAAAGAAAGCCACTATTCTAATTCTTGATGATGATGATGATGTTCTCATCACCGCTAAAATGATTTTAAGAGCTCATTACCAAAAAATCATCACTGAAAATAGCCCTAAAAGTCTGGAAAGCCTACTAAAAAAGGAGCCTATAGATATCATCATCCTTGATATGAACTTTAAGGTAGGAGCTACGAGCGGTAATGAAGGGTTATTTTGGCTTCGGAAAATCAAGGAATTGACCCCGGCTACTTTAGTAATTATGAATACGGCTTATGGAGATATACAGCTGGCAGTTGAATGTATGAAAGAAGGTGCGACAGATTTTTTAGTGAAGCCTTGGGAAAAGGAGAAGCTCCTGGCTACGGTAAATACTGTTTACCAACTGGCATTATCTGAGAAAAAAATAGAACGCCTAACTGAAACCAAAACTGTACTCCATCAAGACTTGAGTGATCAGATGGGGGAAATGATTGGCAGCTCCGAGGCTATGAAAAAAGTGTATGATGCCATTAAAAAAGTGGCAGCGACAGACGCCAACGTGCTTATTTTGGGAGAAAATGGCACTGGAAAAGAACTAGTGGCAAGAGCTATTCATCAGTTATCTAAAAGAAAATCAGAGGCCTTTTTAAAAGTTGATTTAGGCGCAATATCAGATAACCTGTTTGAATCTGAGCTCTTCGGCCATACTAAAGGCGCATTTACAGATGCTAAAACAGATAAGCCGGGCCGTTTTGAAATTGCTGATCAAGGTAGCCTGTTTTTAGATGAAATAGGTAACATATCATTAGCACATCAGGCCAAGCTGCTTTCCGTATTGCAAAACAGGCAAATTACGCGTGTTGGTGCTAACAAGTCTACGGCCATTGATATCCGGTTAATATCTGCCACCAATAAAAACATTAACGAAATGGTAGATCAGGAGCAATTTAGAGAGGACCTGGTTTATAGAATTAATACCATTGAAATCTCCTTGCCCCCACTACGCGAACGAAAAGGAGATATTCCTCTACTGATTAACCATTTCATAAAAAAGTATGGCTCAAAATATGACAAAAAGTCCTTATCGGTTAATGATGAGGTAATGAGCAAACTGAGTCAATACCCATGGCCCGGAAATGTAAGAGAATTACAGCATGCTGTGGAAAGAGCGGTCATTATGTCGGCAGCCGGTACACTTACAGAAGATGACTTTCTAACGAAGAAAACTGTAAACTTCAATGTAAGCGAAGCATCTCTAAACGTAGGAGACGTAGAAAAGCAAACCATTATGCAAGCTTTAGAAAAAAGCGGTGGTAACTTAACAAAAGCGGCCAAAACGTTAGGTCTTGGCCGCAGTACTTTATATCGAAAAATGAATAAGTATGGATTATAA
- a CDS encoding peroxidase family protein: protein MAQILGEKHIHGMAKAQGCSHLQLGTFCKMFPKLSTWAADYGISGDKEAARIAALLGGANGVMHDVRLESANSDIPAAYTFFAQFIDHDVTLDTTTALHGGEQKAEKLMMVSCPAHKGHHHHEALPNLRSASLDLDCIYGFGPEASPYLYDDSQHGRLLTGNEFNENDLARTKTGTALIGDPRNDENIFVAQMQLLFIRFHNRRLVGRDFKEAKQDVIYHYQYLVLNDFLKRVCDEKIYDYVLNEIKNNEYPKYDIVDPFGRICMPVEFSVAAYRFGHTLVRSLYPINSEYTAIELFDERFNTSGFSHVPKELTIDWRFILDVDPCQDYARCKAIDHLLTDELIRMPDEIVGKFSSQNDHSLAFRNLLRGYVMLLPSGQSVAKALSEKYSMIDPNQDLKLEKVFADNDISKKIADKLCDHTPLFFYLLREADIIGKGEKLGPVASAILLEVFGTMLLQCDSFLKKDWQPDPCLMSDKHGEKTFTLADIVRYIS from the coding sequence ATGGCTCAAATATTAGGCGAAAAGCATATTCATGGCATGGCTAAGGCTCAAGGCTGCAGCCACTTGCAACTAGGAACCTTCTGTAAAATGTTTCCTAAATTATCTACCTGGGCAGCAGACTATGGCATTAGTGGAGATAAGGAAGCGGCACGCATTGCAGCACTTTTAGGTGGAGCTAATGGGGTAATGCATGATGTTAGATTAGAATCTGCCAACAGTGATATTCCTGCAGCATATACTTTTTTTGCTCAGTTTATTGATCATGATGTTACTCTTGATACTACCACAGCCTTGCATGGAGGGGAGCAGAAAGCCGAGAAATTGATGATGGTAAGCTGTCCTGCTCATAAAGGGCACCATCATCATGAGGCATTGCCTAACCTCAGATCAGCTTCATTAGACCTTGATTGTATCTATGGCTTTGGCCCTGAGGCCAGTCCGTATTTGTATGATGACAGTCAGCATGGCAGGTTGCTTACGGGCAATGAGTTTAATGAAAATGATTTGGCCAGAACCAAAACCGGAACGGCTCTAATAGGAGACCCCAGAAACGATGAAAATATCTTTGTGGCTCAGATGCAGCTTCTTTTTATTCGCTTTCATAATAGGCGGCTGGTAGGTAGAGATTTTAAAGAGGCCAAGCAAGATGTAATTTACCATTATCAATACCTGGTCTTAAATGATTTTCTTAAACGAGTATGTGATGAAAAGATCTATGATTACGTGCTCAACGAAATTAAGAATAATGAATACCCCAAGTATGATATTGTAGATCCTTTTGGACGTATCTGTATGCCGGTAGAGTTTTCTGTGGCGGCCTATCGCTTTGGTCATACATTGGTAAGATCATTATACCCCATAAACTCAGAATATACAGCTATAGAGTTGTTTGATGAGCGTTTTAATACTTCTGGCTTTAGTCATGTACCCAAGGAGCTAACCATAGACTGGCGCTTTATTCTTGATGTAGACCCATGTCAGGACTATGCACGCTGTAAGGCCATAGACCATTTGCTTACTGATGAACTCATAAGAATGCCAGATGAAATAGTAGGTAAATTTTCCTCTCAGAATGATCATTCCTTAGCCTTTAGAAACTTGTTGCGCGGCTATGTCATGCTTTTGCCTTCCGGGCAGTCAGTAGCAAAGGCGTTGTCAGAGAAATATTCCATGATAGATCCTAATCAGGATTTGAAGCTCGAAAAGGTTTTTGCAGATAATGATATAAGTAAGAAAATAGCAGATAAGCTATGCGATCATACTCCTTTGTTCTTTTATCTTCTGCGTGAAGCGGACATTATAGGGAAGGGTGAAAAACTGGGACCTGTGGCGTCTGCCATTTTGCTGGAGGTGTTCGGCACTATGCTGTTACAATGTGACAGCTTTTTAAAGAAAGATTGGCAGCCCGATCCATGTTTGATGAGTGACAAACATGGCGAAAAAACATTCACTTTGGCAGATATTGTACGGTATATCAGCTAA
- a CDS encoding response regulator transcription factor — protein sequence MNHTQEILHTGSVNLLLIDKWLCEGRIALEEVGEMMPFVFHLDNTDLSIQYLNPEGCQQLNLSLSEARSLKSTFVTKYYHSSCHHVRHDLSQFYDKNDYFRSYSNIIKMLDPDTAEYKATLLTAKRSRLHDGFYVTTESMDKVSYSSKKLQRMMGEEQFVKKRYEVFASLTEREREVLTLLALGHNNPSIADYLFISRKTVEQHRKNINKKLNSNSFVTLMKYAQAFDLV from the coding sequence ATGAATCATACTCAGGAAATACTGCATACCGGCAGTGTTAACCTGTTATTGATTGATAAATGGCTTTGCGAAGGAAGAATAGCTTTGGAAGAAGTAGGGGAGATGATGCCTTTTGTCTTTCATTTGGATAACACTGATCTATCTATACAATATCTTAATCCTGAAGGATGCCAGCAACTCAATCTGAGCTTATCTGAAGCTCGTAGTTTAAAAAGTACTTTTGTTACTAAGTATTATCATTCATCCTGCCATCATGTTAGGCATGATTTGAGCCAGTTTTATGATAAGAATGATTACTTCCGTAGTTATAGTAATATTATAAAAATGCTGGATCCTGATACTGCAGAATACAAAGCTACTTTGCTTACTGCCAAAAGGTCGCGCTTGCATGATGGCTTTTATGTAACCACAGAATCTATGGACAAGGTGTCTTACTCATCTAAAAAGCTACAGCGCATGATGGGTGAAGAACAATTCGTAAAAAAGCGTTATGAAGTCTTCGCTAGTCTCACAGAGCGAGAAAGAGAAGTATTAACACTTCTTGCCTTGGGCCATAACAATCCTTCTATAGCTGATTATTTGTTTATAAGTAGAAAGACCGTAGAGCAACATCGAAAAAACATTAATAAAAAGCTCAATAGCAATTCTTTTGTTACGCTAATGAAATATGCACAAGCATTTGATTTAGTGTAA